In the Solibacillus sp. FSL K6-1523 genome, one interval contains:
- the rpoB gene encoding DNA-directed RNA polymerase subunit beta, which yields MTGQLVQYGQHRQRRSFARISEVLELPNLIEIQTASYEWFLEEGLREMFHDISPIEDFTGNLSLEFVDYKLGDPKYDVDECKERDVTYAAPLRVKVRLHNKETKEVKEQEVFMGDFPLMTETGTFIINGAERVIVSQLVRSPSVYFHDKTDKNGKKGFGATVIPNRGAWLEYEIDAKDVVYVRIDRTRKLPATVLLRALGFGSDQEILDIIGDNEYLRNTLEKDNTESTEKALLEIYERLRPGEPPTVDSAKNLLYSRFFDAKRYDLANVGRYKMNKKLHIKNRLFNQTIAETLVDSETGEILVEAGTLLDRRNLDKLIPYLEAGTGFRTLTQVGGVLEEDITIQSIKIFAPNDEAQKEINVISNAYIDEEVKNITPADVIASVSYFFNLLYGVGNTDDIDHLGNRRLRSVGELLQNQFRIGLSRMERVVRERMSINDTAAIVPQQLINIRPVIASIKEFFGSSQLSQFMDQTNPLAELTHKRRLSALGPGGLTRERAGMEVRDVHYSHYGRMCPIETPEGPNIGLINSLSSFAKVNKFGFIETPYRRVDPNTSAVTGDIHYLTADEEDNYVVAQANSLLNEDGTFVKEEIVGRFRGDNTVFNKDRIDYMDVSPKQVVSAATACIPFLENDDSNRALMGANMQRQAVPLLYPNAPFVGTGMEHVDARDSGAAVIAKFDGIVEHVEARSIHIRRIETIDGKEVKGDLTKYKLQKFIRSNQGTSYNQRPIVKIGDRVKPRDILADGPSMERGELALGQNVLIAFMTWDGFNYEDAVIMSERLVKDDVYTSVHIEEYESEARDTKLGPEEITRDIPNVGEDALRNLDDRGIIRIGAEVRDGDILVGKVTPKGVTELTAEERLLHAIFGEKAREVRDTSLRVPHGAGGIILDVKVFNREDGDELPPGVNQLVRAYIVQKRKIRVGDKMAGRHGNKGVISRILPEEDMPFMPDGTPVDIMLNPLGVPSRMNIGQVLELHLGMAARYLGVHMATPVFDGANEDDVWETMEEAGMDRDGKTTLYDGRSGEPFDSRVSVGIMYMIKLAHMVDDKLHARSTGPYSLVTQQPLGGKAQFGGQRFGEMEVWALEAYGAAYTLQEILTVKSDDVVGRVKTYEAIVKGESVPEPGVPESFKVLIKELQSLGMDVKMLTINDEEVELRDLDDEEEVTAPAPEMETPKPTDDKEDPVESIE from the coding sequence TTGACAGGTCAACTAGTTCAGTACGGACAACACCGCCAGCGTAGAAGCTTTGCGCGTATTAGTGAGGTGCTGGAGCTTCCGAATTTAATCGAAATCCAAACAGCATCTTATGAGTGGTTCCTTGAAGAAGGGTTGCGTGAGATGTTCCACGACATTTCTCCAATCGAAGATTTTACAGGTAATCTTTCATTAGAATTCGTCGACTATAAATTAGGGGATCCTAAGTATGATGTTGATGAATGTAAAGAACGTGATGTAACTTATGCTGCACCATTGCGCGTAAAAGTACGTTTGCACAACAAAGAAACAAAAGAAGTAAAAGAACAAGAAGTCTTCATGGGTGACTTCCCATTAATGACAGAAACAGGCACGTTTATTATTAACGGTGCTGAGCGCGTTATCGTTTCGCAATTAGTTCGTTCTCCAAGTGTATATTTCCACGATAAAACGGACAAAAACGGTAAAAAGGGCTTTGGCGCAACAGTAATACCTAACCGTGGTGCATGGCTAGAATACGAAATTGATGCAAAGGATGTTGTATACGTTCGTATTGATCGTACACGTAAACTTCCAGCAACAGTATTGTTACGTGCATTAGGATTCGGTTCAGATCAGGAAATTTTAGATATCATTGGTGACAATGAATACTTACGTAACACGCTTGAAAAAGATAACACAGAAAGTACTGAAAAAGCACTTCTTGAAATCTATGAGCGTTTACGTCCAGGTGAACCACCAACAGTTGACTCAGCGAAGAACCTTTTATATTCTCGCTTCTTTGACGCAAAACGCTATGATTTAGCGAATGTTGGTCGTTATAAAATGAACAAAAAGCTTCACATTAAAAATCGTCTATTTAACCAAACGATTGCTGAAACACTTGTTGATTCAGAAACAGGTGAAATTCTTGTAGAAGCAGGTACATTATTAGATCGCCGTAATTTAGATAAGTTAATTCCTTATCTAGAAGCAGGCACAGGCTTCCGTACATTAACACAAGTTGGTGGTGTACTAGAAGAAGATATTACGATCCAATCAATTAAAATTTTCGCACCAAATGATGAAGCTCAAAAAGAGATTAACGTCATTTCAAACGCGTATATCGATGAAGAAGTGAAAAATATTACACCAGCTGATGTAATTGCTTCTGTATCATACTTCTTCAACTTATTATATGGCGTAGGAAATACAGATGATATCGACCATTTAGGTAACCGTCGTCTACGTTCAGTTGGTGAGCTTTTACAAAACCAATTCCGTATCGGTTTATCTCGTATGGAGCGTGTTGTACGTGAGCGTATGTCAATCAATGACACAGCTGCTATCGTACCACAACAATTAATCAATATTCGTCCAGTAATCGCGTCAATTAAAGAGTTCTTTGGTAGCTCGCAATTATCGCAATTCATGGACCAAACAAACCCACTTGCAGAATTAACGCATAAACGTCGTCTATCTGCATTAGGACCAGGTGGTTTAACTCGTGAGCGTGCGGGTATGGAAGTACGTGACGTTCACTACTCTCACTATGGCCGTATGTGTCCGATTGAAACGCCAGAGGGACCGAACATTGGTCTAATTAACTCACTTTCATCGTTCGCAAAAGTAAATAAATTCGGTTTCATCGAAACACCGTATCGCCGTGTTGATCCAAACACGAGCGCTGTAACGGGAGATATCCATTACTTAACGGCCGATGAAGAAGATAACTATGTAGTTGCACAAGCAAACTCTTTATTAAATGAAGATGGTACTTTCGTGAAGGAAGAAATCGTAGGACGCTTCCGTGGAGATAACACTGTATTTAATAAAGACCGTATTGACTACATGGATGTATCGCCAAAGCAAGTTGTATCTGCAGCCACTGCATGTATCCCATTCTTAGAAAACGATGACTCTAACCGTGCATTAATGGGTGCGAACATGCAACGTCAAGCAGTGCCATTACTTTACCCGAATGCTCCATTTGTCGGTACAGGTATGGAACATGTAGACGCACGTGACTCAGGTGCTGCAGTCATTGCGAAATTTGACGGTATTGTTGAACATGTTGAAGCACGTTCTATTCACATTCGTCGTATTGAAACAATTGATGGCAAAGAAGTTAAAGGTGATTTAACAAAGTACAAATTACAAAAATTCATTCGTTCAAACCAAGGTACTTCATATAACCAACGCCCAATCGTAAAAATTGGCGATCGTGTGAAACCTCGTGATATTTTAGCTGACGGTCCTTCAATGGAAAGAGGCGAATTAGCACTTGGTCAAAACGTACTTATTGCATTCATGACATGGGATGGCTTTAACTACGAAGATGCGGTTATTATGAGTGAACGCCTTGTAAAAGACGATGTATATACATCTGTTCATATTGAAGAATATGAATCAGAAGCTCGTGATACAAAACTAGGACCTGAAGAAATCACGCGTGATATTCCAAACGTTGGGGAAGATGCACTTCGTAATTTAGACGATCGTGGTATCATCCGCATCGGTGCAGAAGTTCGCGACGGTGATATTTTAGTAGGTAAAGTGACGCCTAAAGGAGTTACAGAGTTAACTGCGGAAGAGCGTTTACTACATGCTATCTTCGGTGAAAAAGCACGCGAAGTACGTGACACGTCTCTACGTGTTCCACACGGAGCGGGCGGTATTATCCTAGATGTTAAAGTATTCAATCGTGAAGATGGCGACGAATTACCACCAGGAGTTAACCAATTAGTACGTGCTTATATTGTTCAAAAACGTAAAATCCGCGTTGGGGACAAAATGGCCGGACGACATGGTAACAAAGGGGTTATCTCGCGTATCTTACCAGAAGAAGATATGCCGTTTATGCCAGATGGCACACCGGTAGATATCATGCTTAACCCACTTGGTGTACCATCTCGTATGAACATCGGACAAGTTTTAGAACTTCACTTAGGTATGGCGGCACGTTATTTAGGCGTACACATGGCTACACCTGTATTTGATGGCGCGAACGAAGATGATGTTTGGGAAACAATGGAAGAGGCTGGTATGGATCGTGATGGTAAAACAACGCTTTATGACGGACGTTCAGGTGAGCCATTCGATAGCCGTGTATCAGTTGGTATCATGTATATGATCAAACTTGCCCACATGGTTGACGATAAACTTCATGCTCGTTCAACAGGTCCTTACTCATTAGTAACGCAACAACCGCTTGGTGGTAAAGCACAATTCGGTGGTCAG
- a CDS encoding class I SAM-dependent methyltransferase, whose translation MSEHYYSNKPQTDSKPRQWKFTLLGNTFMFETDAGVFSKSEVDFGSRVLIDAFELPEIAGDILDVGCGYGPIGLSIAKVNPEREVLMVDINTRAVALSQKNAQLNGIQNVRIFESDGLSAVPAETKAAAILTNPPIRAGKDTVFKFYDGAYELLVENGELWVVIQKKQGAPSTVDRLEEMFSEVDVVEKKKGYWIIRAKK comes from the coding sequence ATGTCTGAACATTATTATTCCAATAAGCCTCAAACTGATAGTAAACCACGCCAATGGAAGTTTACTTTATTAGGAAATACATTTATGTTTGAAACAGACGCAGGTGTATTTAGCAAAAGCGAAGTAGATTTTGGCTCCCGTGTGTTAATAGATGCTTTTGAGTTGCCGGAAATTGCAGGAGATATACTGGATGTTGGTTGCGGTTATGGACCAATCGGGTTATCGATTGCAAAGGTAAATCCAGAGCGTGAAGTGTTGATGGTTGATATCAATACGCGAGCAGTTGCGTTGTCACAAAAGAACGCACAATTAAACGGGATTCAAAATGTACGTATTTTTGAAAGTGACGGCTTAAGTGCTGTGCCAGCTGAAACGAAAGCAGCGGCTATTTTAACAAATCCACCTATTCGTGCTGGTAAGGATACCGTTTTTAAGTTTTATGATGGTGCCTATGAGTTACTAGTAGAGAATGGTGAGTTATGGGTTGTTATTCAGAAAAAGCAAGGTGCGCCATCGACAGTGGATCGTTTAGAGGAAATGTTTTCAGAAGTAGATGTTGTTGAGAAGAAAAAAGGGTACTGGATCATACGTGCAAAAAAATAA